One genomic segment of Salminus brasiliensis chromosome 6, fSalBra1.hap2, whole genome shotgun sequence includes these proteins:
- the mrps25 gene encoding small ribosomal subunit protein mS25 produces MPMKGRFPIRRTLEYLQKGEVVFKNSVKIMTVNYNTHGELSEGARKFVFFNIPQIQYKNPWVQIMMFKNMTPSPFLRFYLDSGEQVLVDVEGKDYNEITQHVKKILGKSDKVLQAEATAKMEASNPANFGPKKYFLRECISEVDGQVPHPGLVPLPKEMTGKYRTKMAASSED; encoded by the exons ATGCCGATGAAAGGAAGGTTCCCCATACGGAGGACCCTGGAGTACCTTCAGAAAGGAGAAGTCGTCTTCAAAAATTCAGTGAAGATAATGACGGTGAATTATAACACGCACGGGGAGCTGAGCGAGGGAGCAAG GAAGTTTGTGTTCTTCAACATTCCACAAATCCAGTACAAAAATCCATGGGTTCAAATAATGATGTTCAAAAACATGACGCCGTCCCCATTCCTCCGGTTCTACCTGg ATAGCGGAGAGCAGGTGTTGGTGGACGTGGAAGGAAAGGACTATAACGAAATAACACAGCATGTGAAGAAGATTCTGGGCAAATCAga TAAGGTTCTCCAGGCTGAAGCTACGGCCAAGATGGAAGCTTCGAATCCAGCAAATTTCGGACCCAAGAAGTACTTCCTGCGGGAGTGCATTAGTGAAGTGGATGGTCAAGTTCCGCACCCTGGCCTTGTGCCCCTGCCAAAAGAGATGACAGGCAAATACAGAACCAAAATGGCTGCTAGTTCTGAGGACTAA